GACGTCGAGTACCGGAGTTTTTCCGGTGGCATTTTTCAGTTCAAGTGGACCGGTTTTTGGTCGCCGGAGACCTAACTTGTCAGTACTACCTAAGGTCAAGTTAGCAACTAGTAATAGGAACTTGTCAACTATTCTTAAAGGCATCCATTTGAGAAGTGCCATAGCTATTGAAAATGTTGATATTCCTAACATTTCCCTAGGTAAAATATGCACCTGCAtccaaaaacaaaacaaaaaaaccaacaacatgaaataaaaataattagccATGAGAATTCACTTCAAACACATGCTTATCAAtttcttaaataaaaaaataataaaatgtacCTACATAAAATAGACAAAATGGTGTTACAACCAAGAAAGTTGCATTTTAAGCATGATAGGCTGATAGCGTTATAAATATCCCTCCATTCTAAATTAGTAATTTCAACATCACGACAAATTCCTTTAGATTGGGAGTGCTTTATTCTTTCTAAAGACCTTTTTATGACTGGAACCTATCATCTTagacttaaaaagtaaataatattaCCCCTCTTGTTCAAGACATggatatcaaaaaaaaaattagaatagtTAACAAACTGACATACTGAAATTCGTCGAAAACACAATTCttgcaaagaaaaaagaaagaaagagaagggAAATGTACTTACAGAATTTCTGACCACCATGTGAGGAAAGGCATTATGTCTACAAAGGTCTAAGCTTACTTCCATACCAGAATTCCCACATCCAATTACCAAAACCCTTTGATTAATAAATTCAGTACCAGTTTTATAAACACTTGTATGCATTAATCTTCCTTTAAACTTATCAATCCCTGGAATTTCTGGTATCACTGCTTCTGCATTTTCCCCTGTTGCTACAATCAACCACTTTGACAAATACTGAAAATCTTCAGTCTGTACTCTCCAAAACCCACAAACCTCATCAAATTCAGCAACTTTAACACTCTGTTTGAACTTGGGGGTTATAGAAAAGTGTTTAGCATATTCTTCCAAGTAAGAAATGAACTGGTGTTTAGTAGGGTATTTTGGGAAATTTTCAGGGAAATCAAACAATGGGAGCTGACAGAATTGTTTAGGGAGATGAAGTTTTAAGCGATCATAAGTTTTGTGTTGCCATAAAGAAGCAATACAATCACTTCTCTCAAGAATTAGTGAAGGGACTCCATTTTCTTTAAGACAAACTGAAACTGCTAAACCAGAAGGACCTGCACCTACTATAATAGGTCCATTAACCCACAACCATtttggttcttcttcttctttacaagAACCCATCTAAaggttttttatttttctcactttAGGCTTTTGAAAGAGTGTTAAAGTTTCTCACACTGAGAGTTACTCTGTTTTTTTTAAGTAGTAGCTCTAGCTctgtttctttcttcttttttatttttgctctGAGAAAATGTAGAGTGAAACAAGTGGGAATTTAAAGAGGAGTGAAGGTAGTGGGGGTAGTGGGGAAATTGGGGGGTGGGGTTGAGTTTCCTCTTTAAggcaatttttttcttctactAAGTTGCATAGAATGAAGAGAAAAAACAGGGGGAAAACAGAGGGGTTATTAATGAGCAAGTGTGTTTAATGGAGGCGTGAAGGTTAAGGAAAGGATTTGGTTCTCCTTCTCAAggctctttctctctctctctctctcttctgtagagtttttgagtttatgttatGAAAGGGTGTATCGAGTTTGAggtcaaaaaaaaaacttcgaTAATTCAGTAATTACAAGTGGATATTAGCTTTTAGAAAAATTCCGAGTATATATTAGCTTTCCACAATCAAGTTCTAATATTATGAATGGTCAATTAAGACATCCAAATAACTCATTACAACAATATATCTAGTGTAATATTAGAAGCGGAAGATTGTGGAGcgtaaaatatatatagaccTTATTATTACGGGTGTGTATCGGTCGATTCGATTCGATTTTAAGTATTATCGATTTGGTTTATCGATTTTCGATTTCTAAATACGCTAAACtgataaccaaaccaataagataCTTGTTATAGATTTTCGATTTATCGATTTTTATCTTTAATGGTTCGATTTTCAGTTTAATCAAtaagaaaaacttttaaaacaaatatatgaatccTAGAGCCGACGTGGTAGCAAGTTGCAAACCCTTGCTGCTGAACCTAAAGCGACAAAACCTAAAGGGTAAATACTAAATACTAAATAGTATTATATATTGATTAactgattatatatttataatattatcttttgtttgatatttgtgtatgagtaaaaaattaaaaattaaattagtaaacTATTATAGTCTTAATAGGttatcggtttacccaataacccaatattatAAAACCAATATCGAActgatttttttataaaattattaaataacaGTTAATCCAATAACAATAAATCAATAACACTTTAATCGGTTCGATTTATCGGTTGGTTCAATTTTTGCACACCCCCCTACTTATCACTATCTTAGAAGTAGAGATATTGTTTCTGATAAACCATCAACTCAAGAAAGAACAATCAAAAACAGTACTGATAAAAGTAATAACATAAATGGAGACAGTCATGGCAAATAACTATAGGCAATCTGATAAATCATCCTAAACAATAGTTATAAAGTGTAAATAATAATCTAACTCAAAGGATAATAAACTACAAAAGCAATAATACGACTAATAACATAACTAATAATATAGAAGAATAAGTGAAACAACGCACACCTATCTAGCTAATCTCCTACCCTAATCCAAGTCACTTGTTAATTCTAGTacccacatatatatggtaAACAAATCATGAAGGGTAAGCGTTCGATATtgaatttagtatttttataattcaataATCAAAAATAGATATGTTAATTGACATACCAACCTTTCCACATGTGATGAGACATGGTAATTAAACTTTGATACCATAAATTTCGATTTGATTCGataatttgatttttgatgTATATCAACCCCTAGGTCAGATATTCTATAGCAAGTCGGACGTGGTAACATGTTTTAAAAAGAGAAACCCAACCTATTGCAACCTACTAAGCTATATTgatttttattgaaaatatttggGGACTTTAGAGTATACAATTTAAAGTTTTCTCCATAATAATCACGGAGTAGCAACGTGAAGAAGATTTAAAGAATATACAAATGACATTGCAAATGCATCCTTTAATTAAAAACGTACTTTAACTAACTTTAACactaaaaaaattacactaattACATTTTAGTCCCAAACATATTGGGTAGCGcttgataaatttttaaaattattaatcaaaatataatatagaCAATAACTTGTAATTGACTTTTCAGTGacttaatagtataaaaaaattaaatttaacattcttatttttcttaactTTCACATGCACTAATTATAGCTAGACTAAAAACATGAATATTAGTGTTTGAAAGTTATAAGAGGTGAAATGGAATACGTCTGGACTCtggattaatttaaatattttcataaaagaaTAGCAATTAGGGTTGCAATGAACAAAAAGTTGACTGTTATAGCAATAAATAAAATGTGCTGGTAGCTCAAAGCAGCTTTGAGAGTCGcaacaaataaaaattagaCCCTATAACAcatgatatttttatattattgtgtAGGTAGAGTTTTTATTATGAAAAGAAAAtcttatgattatatttttatattattattctcATAAGTTTTTGAGTGAGAAGAATGACCTCGATAGTGATCTAAAGATAAGATGTTTAGTTGTTTAccatgttattatttattaaaccTAATCCAGTTGTTTGTATTGCTTaaattcatttcaaattcaGATTAAAGTGATTACATACGGCTTTGGGAATTATAATCCCACTGAATATGATAATTGTAGAATAAATAATTCCAAAATTACATGTATGAAAATAAAATCCTTCTATCAAAAAACAGAACCCTAAATACATCGAGTcccttatttatttaattttttgctACATTATtcgttttaattttaatattagtAAAGCTGAACTTAATTAAAGGAACGTGTCAAAGGTAAATATTAGAGCTAGTTGAACCAGAAGGCTAAATAGCCTGCCTGTCATTGATATGTgatgaattttcttttattcaatGACGTTTTTCTTCCCCTTTGACTTCCATTTACTAATTTAAGTCGTCTCAAAAATCTTTAAAAACATTGGAAGGGgtactttttggaaaaaaataatctacTTGCTCCGTCCTTGTcgatattattaaaaaaaatttatgttaaatatttgttaatttacaaaatcaagatatataattaattttttttcattttgctCTTGAATTAATTCTTATTGATGAATAAGACGCATAAATATAAAATGTATtacagataaaataaaaaattaattagtataaCTATCCTTCTTATTTGAGATTTCTAAAAAAGGTGTAAAAGAAACAAATAATATGTAACGGAAGGAGTCTACATAAGAAATTGAGAAAGGGGAATGAGAAAAAGATATGACAACTTAACACAAGTTTATTGTGTTGAAGACTTCTCACTctaataaaaattatcataatATGATTCACATAAAACTGATCAGTTGAAATCAAGTTGGATGAAtaacaaaattataaaagaatcaGATTTTTAGCAGATCTTTCAGAGAAACGAGTTATGCTGAGAACTCAGTAATACAAATTTATGCAGATATTGAAAAAACAGGTTTTTAGTATAGACGATTGAGACAATTACTTATCAGAAGTTGCAACGTAAATTCTAAGTGCATAGAAAATTCTTTAAAGAATTGAGTTTATAGGTTAAGAGCATGGATTAAGGAATACTGATTTTACATGGAAATAGTTAACGTTAGCAGAGAGTCCTATCTTTATAAAAGGGAATTTGCAAACTTTTAAATTATCGCACTTGAAATTTGAACTGCTAATATAAAGAATTTTGAACTGTGTTTATCGCTACATTAGGCAAGCATTTGACCCTCAGTAGTTTTTgggaaaaatttgaaaatttcttGAAAACTAATGTTTGTCCATATAATTTGTTATTActtgataaatatatttgacaaaaaTCTCAAGTTCTAGGAAAAAACTAGAACTTcgaaagttttaaaatttttaaaattacctcaaacttttatattttataaaacactcatcatttattaattctaaCTGAATATTTATCTACAGTTTTACTCCATTATTTCATCTTCTCAATCGTCTAATTTAGAAATGAAAGCTTATCGGAAAGAGATTGTTCGTACAATGTGagaaaattttataaaagaatagctTGTTATTATCTCcctccaaaaaaatatatttgagtgacaagattgagaaaaaaaatatttatttttaattctattaatgtattgttcttgctcatattgttattttgttattgttgattgtaattaattatgttataaaaattttcttaacaaaacatgttcattataaaataaaaactcaaaCTTATAGATATTTTCAATAAGTTTTAGAACTTACAACTATAAAATAATATCTTTTAAAACTTCACAAAAACTTAAAAATTCAAGAGCTTTTCTAAGTCACGTGACCTCAGCGTACCGTCACCTCCTGCTAGTCACGTGCCTCAATGACTGACAGATCTATCCCAAGGACCCATTTGACAATCAGCATGACGTGTACTACCTAGTGGGTCCCCACCAAATTGCCACGTgtaagtgaaaaaaataaaatagtaacaaataataaattaaagttttatTGACAGTGATAGTGATTAGCTGAGATGACATCTAGCGAAAGAATGAATATGTACTCAGAACCCCTTTGGATATGATTATTTAATAATCACCTTTGaccatataaaattttaatataatttgaaattattttattatttttaatctcattttatgtgtttttttaATCCTACccccaaaaatatgaaaaataccaaaaaattGACTTTCACCTTTTTCACTTTACatttattatatttcttttaataatttatttaaattatatggCATGTTTTTCTAAGAAAAATACATACAAACAACTGAATATTATTTGTAAATTATAATTGTTACAAATATATCTTCAACTCTaagttaaaaaagaagaagtttgTGATAGGCAATGAaacccaattttttttacttgagggtatttttaaagaaagcgatagtttttatttattactatccatagcaatattatgatatatttgtcaTGTATTAATAGTGAactatgcatgcaatataaatgtattataagtgatGTAAAATATATTGTGCTTGTTTTGTAAAAAATtaacacaatgtattataagtgtattaaagtatacaacaacaaacaaacccagtataatcccacaatgttgggtctggggagggtagagtgtaggcagacctaacccccaccttgaaagatAGGGCGACTGTTTCCGGAAGATCCTCGACTTTAAGAgaggaaaacaaaataaaaaatcagataaggacaagcatatcgaaaacaagatgaaaacaaggaataacaaaaaagaatgagaaagtcatggtagagtggtacgggaagaaagatgcattaactactataagtgtattaaagtatgataaatatattatccatgaataaaacttgtattatatgagttttataaattattctcgctaatacgtattaagattatattaaattgtattataagtgttcagagaaaaaaaatattattgctataaatgataaaaaaaaagtttaatattgtatatttatgtaagtttcccttttttaaaaatatgatttatactctcaatttttaaaaaatgtaaaatcattcaactaaattaatttacCACAAGCATAatatcaaattttctttaaaatgcttaatatatcaaaattgatAGTTAGATAATTTTATAGATTAGATCTTATACAAGCTAACATATACTATTACAAATAGTTTtcactttatttaaaattttagaaGTTGAAATTGAAGATAGAGTTGtgtttgattataattttttcaaaaaatatttgtataataaataataGCTCGTATATGATATCGAATCTATGATATGATGTGACTATCAAatttgagatataatttttttagagtAAATTTTATCGTATGTTTCAAATAAATTTGTCAAGTTGATTGATTTTGCTACTTTTTAAAAACTTAGGATATAagtcaaatatttaaaaaatacgtacattccaattttaaatattttatataaaaagtaTGACCATACACAACTTACTAATGCCAACCAGAAAAATTCTAAATTAAGtgaaatatttttgattttcatTACCAATCACCCACTGAATTTTTGATTTGTCGGTTggttaatttctttttttctagcATTTCCTCttttgcaaaaataaaataaaattgaactttctttttttattatgtgtagagaataaacattttttttgttttaattatgaATTTGAATGTCATACAAATATAATGTCATGTTTTATTATTACTTACTAATAAGAACGAATGAGTCTATCAAACACATATCCATTGATGTGCCTATTTAAGAAAATAAGGGTATTTTCAAGTTTTCAACATTTCAAATTTTGTAATCATATAAACATATaatgtttaaaattttatatccaattaaataaataagtaaattaaatGGATGGAGTATAAATAACTTTTATTTCTAAGAATGGAAAAGTTTGATATTAGGAAAATTGTGTGAATGGGTTGCTTGTTTGGACCGTTGGATGGATTGATTTATAAAAGTCGCATCACACCAACACCAACACAAAAATCTAATGGCTGCGTATGATGATATATTGTGAATGTAGAGAGATTATTTTCGATAAACTTTTAGTTTGAGTAAGACATAACAAAATTAGGTGCGAAAATGAAACATAGTAGTGGTGCAGTATATATCAAcaataaatattatgataatcgacgtaaaaaaaataacatctaATAATAAAATCGAAGAATAAGACAATGCGAGAGTACTAAAAAGAATATTGATAAGGAACCCTACACAACACTCAACTATCTACTAAACTTCTACCCTAATATAATCTTCGACCTTCATATCCTCTTATTTTAGGATCATAACCTGCCTAATCACCTCTTCCAATACTTTTTCGATTCATCTCTACGTTTTCTCATACCTGTGTAGTCAATTTGCCTTACCTCCTAacctgaatatatatatgtatttttgatCTTCATATGTCCAGATTATATTACTTTTACCTCTCTTATTTTATCCACCACAATTCGTCCTTGGAATTCTCCCCGTCCATGCCAATCCATTAAATattaagagaaatatttttcataaaattgagTAGTGTTATATATGTTGACAATTCTCCTACTAAAATCCTTCTTTTTTCTAACATTTGAAAATGATGACGTGAATAAACTCACACATATGCTGttgaacatatattttttttgttcaaaaTCCTTTAAAATTTGTACTTAGGCCTTGTAAAAGTAAGTTTTTTTTGGCATAAATTATCtcttttttcacttttaatttttatcttttgtCTTTTAAATCGAATGTCTTTCAAATTTGTCCTTCTCGTTCAAGTATAATTTGTGGCCCAAAGTATTTTTTAACTATAAcctaattttataaaataaaagtttaatttttatcttttatcttttaaatCGACTGTCTTTCAAATTTGTCCTTCTCATTCAAGTATAATTTGTGGCCCAAAGTATTTTTTAACTATAACCTAATTTTACAAAATAGATGTTTAGAATTTTGCTTTGTACAATATAAGTTCTATGGTATCTAATTTGCTAGacaaattagaatttttttattttgtccaGTAAAAGTTATGTAAGCATAACTTATATCTTGCGAATTTTGTtttgtaactttttttttccttgttaaACATAACTTGcgtctctctttttttcttcttctaatttcATAAGTATTTTCAGCTATTTTTTGTTACttataatgatgaaagactAAAACTAAATATCACTTGAAACTAAGAGATTATTAATAGCTGATTGAGTTATTTCGATATtaacaattttcttttttttttctactaataatttcacctttttttttcctttttccataACTTTTACTTGAATGGTAttactttcttttccttttttccataactttaactttaattagCAAACTGccagtttaaaaataaaaaaatgtcgTATCTTTTCAAGTCAATTCCATCCAGTGATGGAAAATCGAAGAAAAAGGTGGTGTTGTCTATCTTCCATTGGAAACAATAGGGATCTTTCACTCAACTTCATACATTTTACGTTATTTTTATCTAATTTATTGGTCATACTTCCACTTTGACTATTCAAATGTCAAATCGTATTTTACTCAAGAACACATGCATGGTTTAAATACAActtctatattatataatatttgtaCGAAAAAAGTATATAATATTTGTAAATATAAAGGGTCTGTTTGGTAAATACAAATTCtttttcttgcatatttgattcgataaattttaaaaatattttttttagaaaataagtttatttacaactatgaaaaataatgaaattagaAAAAACAAGTTTATTTAAAACTATGAAAATTAACGAAAGTGAGTGACAATATCCATATTAATTGTCTCCCCCCACGCCGCGCTGCCCCTCTAGCCTCATTTCCCACCCCGGCCCCATAGAGTTTATCTTGATTTTatataagtatttttaaaataatatattttatttatagacataacacaagaaaatatttattttctttaaaaagaatatgtttcttcatgcCAAACACACTGAAGTCTTTATATGCACATTATTTTTGTGTAGTTTGTTACTTTTGTTGTTTCACCCGAAATAAATGTAAAATTTTAGTTCATAATATTAATGGAGATCATTTTCTCTAAAGTCtttaaaacttcaataaaaagtatatttttatttattaaactataTCTTGAAATGCCCTCTTGTATTTGTAgatctgatttttttttaataagccAAACAAGTGAATCTTTTTCAATAATGGGGCAACAATAAAACTTCAATTCGGACATATTATTTACTTGGTTACCATATTGAGTTGCATGACTATCTAATAGTGAGAAAAAACGTTAAATTACTATCAAATATCTATTTTTACATGTGCTAGTTAAATCTTGATCAGATTTTGTCCAAAGTATGGTAATTCTAATTTGGAGAGTGTAACCTTAAACAAATTAAcaacttctttttcttcatcttcttctgtaaATGTTTTTCTGGTGACAAAAAAGTATCGAgacatattaataaaaatagatgttattatataataacaataatgttTAATATTGAATTCAGATGAATCGAGTAATATTGCCTCCTCTGTTTCCgacaattattttataattccCTAGCTTTACTATCCACTCAAACAATCATTAAATAACATACTTTGTAGTTTGTAGGAttatattaaaaagaaaataggaACAAATATACTTTGCacgtatcattttcatcgaacaAGAAAACTAGATTCCATATGCATCTAATTGCTTTATTCtctaattttctttatttttgttttctttcccCTTTGGTTATAACTAGTCAAGTGTATGTTTTTTGCACGTGTATATCGcattaattatattaaatatatataaagaagaACAAACTATTGTATGTACgttatattataaattacaaaaaaaataaagataaaaaatttaCATAAAGAGGAACTTTGGGTCACAACAATGACATATGTGAGCCCAATTTTTAACAGACATGGATGAATCATTTCTAATATTTCACCGCATTCCACATACCAAACGGCCccttaaattttaatttgatgaattcaacaacaaatacaattTTAAAAGTATATAAAGAACTTCTAATCATGATAGTTTCCCTGCATACTAACAGAACAATGAGGCAAGTTCAGTTAAATTTTGGGATTAACTGAACTTGAACTTTAAATTTGCATTAGACTCCAACAATTTCTTAGCCAACTCAATAACTCATTCTTGATTACAATATTATCCTTAGTATTGAATCGTTCCAGCCTAAAGTAATGCCAACAAGCATTGTCTTCAAATTGGAGATTAGAATCTATCTACTCACTAATTGGAATCGAACAAAAGACTCAGCAAAAAGAAAtcaccaatatatatataatatcattaattaaaattaaacaaACTAATGTTGTAGCCTAATTAaactaaataataatatattttttctttctattcttGCGGTATGTAATAAGTAGATGTAGgctcaaaaaataagaaatcaaCAGTTTGCAACCCAAATATTAAAAGGATATTAGTAAAGAGGAAAAACAACATGCAGAATTTGAGACATATGCTCAAGTAATAAAGCTAAAAAGGTATTTGAAGAAATTCATgccaagaaaaattgaaacaaaaagcACTAAAAGTGAAATAAAAAAGGTTGAATAAAGAGAACtaaaatttggataaaaaatcGATAAAAATACTATGATGAAGATAGAATGGTATGAAGGTCACGAGGGTTTCTTCAAAACGTAACAAAAATACGGTATTAGAAATTGAATTAGGTTCTCATGCCATCTTTTTTATAGGTAGATCCAATTTTCATGATGAAGATATTAAttctacaaaaatatatacatgataCAACCAAATAAAACTTTGTAAGGGGGCTACTGTATAATTCCCAAATATTGGACTTATCATATATGtcatcaattttttattttttttattttgatttttcattcGGGGATATATGGTTGTTTCGTCCAATTTTTGATCAAATATTTTAactgaaagaaaaatatgagaaattatCAAAAGTGGAGAATCATTGCCAATTTTTAATCATgtgaataatttatatataatcattAGAGCTATTAaccttaaaaaaaaaagacaaaaaagatAATGATGGTGAATGCAAAAAGactatttgaataaaaatcaaaataagaagaaaatgtagaaatagaagaagcctatatttcttgtaaagtttgTAGGATCATATTTCGAGAGTCCCTTCAATCTTTAAATAAAAGCGGAACCCATCGGTGACCcctcaaagttggcaccaacaTTCACTTAGAACTTCAACTaagatttgttcattttagacacctcaaataaggttccgatgtgtcattttgacacttttttttacaatcacccaaatatctaaagtgtgtgtaatacacttgccgctgatgtgtcaaagtgaccaattaaatgaagttaatgaccacttttttctaatcaaaagtcattattttaaaattatgtttgatatatctgtcatgtttcttcatttaattagtcactttgacacatcagcggcaagtgtattacacacactttagatatttgggtgattgtaaaaaaaagtgtcaaaatgacacgtcagaaccttacttgaggtgtctaaaatgaacaaagcttagttga
This Solanum dulcamara chromosome 8, daSolDulc1.2, whole genome shotgun sequence DNA region includes the following protein-coding sequences:
- the LOC129900286 gene encoding probable indole-3-pyruvate monooxygenase YUCCA4 — encoded protein: MGSCKEEEEPKWLWVNGPIIVGAGPSGLAVSVCLKENGVPSLILERSDCIASLWQHKTYDRLKLHLPKQFCQLPLFDFPENFPKYPTKHQFISYLEEYAKHFSITPKFKQSVKVAEFDEVCGFWRVQTEDFQYLSKWLIVATGENAEAVIPEIPGIDKFKGRLMHTSVYKTGTEFINQRVLVIGCGNSGMEVSLDLCRHNAFPHMVVRNSVHILPREMLGISTFSIAMALLKWMPLRIVDKFLLLVANLTLGSTDKLGLRRPKTGPLELKNATGKTPVLDVGALSQIRTGKIQIMPGVKEITKLGAKFLDGKEEEFDSIILATGYKSNVPSWFKNSDFFTEQGMPKTPFPNGWKGENGLYTVGFTRRGILGTANDAKNIARDISEQWRELKSFCKNFCTRRNLSDSQGICF